AAGGTTTGATTTGCAAAATTGCGTCCACATCCACTGGTAGATCGAAGTGTTCCCGTGGAAGTTACTCTCACCGGTCATCCAGAAAGTTAGCCACTCGATTTGACTGGCATCTTCCTCGAACAAAGACTATGGGCCGTGACATCCCCCTCGCGACCATGGATCTCTCCGCACTCTCACCGATCGACCATCTCCTTATCCTCTAAATGATTCCCTTCTTGAGAAATTCCAAGCCATGCAGAGTACCTCACCACACCGCAAAGGTAGTGCCGCTGAAAACGGTATCTACCAAGCGTGAACAATGATTTTCCAGTCTGTCAATGAGGCGCTATGTTTGTCGAGCGAGCAATGCTTGATTAAAGAGGTGCATGTCCCGAAAACCCAAACCACCATCAATATTTAACATATAAATTAAACTAGAGACGGCTGATTGTCGGTTGATTTCCTTAGGATGCAATTTATTGCTATTAATTGTTTTAATCCTCCCCTGCTTTCTCTTCTCAGCGATAGGGTAGAGCCATTCAAAAGGTTCGATTTAAAGCAATAATTAAATAGCTACCCAGATTAAtaaatttgagaaaattaactcatgaaatttatttatttgggaAGCTCTGTCATGGAATTCAAACCTAACCATTCGAGAAGAAGCAGTGAGAGAATGGTAGAAACTGTGACGTGTGataagattttatttgaaataatCTAAATATTTTATTGTCGGAACTTACATGACAAATAATTTTGCTACCTTAGGTCTTAGCTACTACGACGGTTCAAAGAGGACTGTCATTAGTTCATCAACTTCTTTCGACCTCCGTGCGGTTGCTAGCCCCATCGCTTTTGTATTGCGCCAGCATGAGTTTGTTGTCGACAATGTTTATAGGACccccattttttttaaaaaaaaagcgcGTGTCCAATACCAAATGTGCGTAGTTATCACATGACCTAGTTGAACAAAATGGGAAGTActcaacgacaagaatttaggatcgcaGGGAGTAGTCGACTAAAAAATGCTCTACGTGCTATGTTTCTTGTCCGATCAGCACCCGACGATCTGATCATGGGCTTGATGTTTTAGCGCACAGGTTTAATCCAATGGTGAAGGGGAAAGTTTAGAAtctctactccctccgatccatattaattatcacaaatttgaccaaatatggatgtatctatgcctaaaaggtctctaaatacatgtaatatgtcgacaactaatatggactGGAGAGAGTAGTTGAATTCATACGTGCGGGGTAAGGTTAGAATCTCTAAACAACATTTCGAAAGCTATCTCCGATGTCCTACAGTCCGAAAATTAGCCCACATTCGCGGGAGCTGGAACCTTTGAACACTGCGGGTGAGACATGCCAACAACCTCAGCTAAATTCCCTAGCTACTACAAACGCGTTTATATTTCGACCACCCCATGTGAATCTGAGCAAACGATTCGACCGATCGAGTAGGACGGACTGCTGATCAACAAGGACGTGGCAACGAGCTCAGGCACGATCGAGGCAAAAACGGGCGGCATGGCAAATCAGTTCCCCTCTGTTCTCGTTCCGAAGCTAAAATTAAGCCAAATCAATCACGCCGCCGGCGTTGCTGCCGCGGCGCCGTGACCTGCGCGGCGGCACCTGagcctgcgcctgcgcccgcggCGGGGCGCTCGAGGACGCCGGCGTGGGACAGCAGCGCCCAGAGCTGCGTCATGAACTCGCCTCCAGCGCCAAGCATCTCGGCATGGACGTCCACGTTATCCGACGGCGCGAGAAACAGCACGAGCTCCGCCCAGAACTCCGCCAGCACGCCCCACCGCCGTGCCTCGTCCCCGCGCACGGCCGCCTCCAGCTGCCCGCCGAGACGCGCCGCCTTCTCGATCACCGTCCTGCTCCCCGCCCTGCCATTCCCGGGCgccgctcccgctcctcctccgccgccggcctcggcgTCCATCTCCTCGGCCTCgatctcgtccagccgcgccaGTATCTCATCCTTGTCCCGGCATTCCGCCAGGTGGCACCGCGCCTGCTGCACGGCCGTGTCGAAGATCTGCTCCGCGTTGTAGCTCGGGTCCGGCAGCATCTCCGGCACGAACGCCACCAGGTACGCGCAGTAGCTCGACAGCTTCGTCGCCACCACCCTGTCGTCCCCGCCGCACAGTTCGtccccatggccatggccacggTCCTCctcacctccaccaccacggTACCGACGACGATGGGACtcatggcgatggcggcggcggcagatccAGTCGCAGCGGGTGGTGACGACGTGCCAGACAAGGATCTGGTCGGTGACCTTGGGGAACTCCTCGCACGCCCACGCCAGCCGCGGCAGCAGCCCGTGCTTCCCCAGGGCAACGATGCCATTGCTGAGCTTCCCCTGGCTCGCCTTGAAGGAGCCCAGCACGGCGCGCCTGACCTGCCACGGGAGGTCCTTCCTCCGGCCCCGCTTCTGCCCCTGCCTTCTCGGCTCCACCAAATACAGCGTCATCCACGACAGCAGGTTCAGCGGCCGGTGGTCGTACCGCTTGAGCAGCACGTACTCGCCGATCTTCTCCTCCCAGTacttcgtctccggcggcgcGATGTTCTCCTTgttccaccaccaccaaatcCGCCAGACGCCGGGCCGCCGCTTCTTCTCGTcatcgccgtggccgccgcgacgccatGGGCGGCCGTCGCGCACGCAGCGGTAGACCCGCTTGGTGTATCGCCAGTTGTTGGAGAAGGCGGCCAGCGCCTGGCACATCTCGAGCCCCGCCGTGATCACCACCACAACCACCGTCACGGACCGGTCGAGGTCTTTCACGCCGATCACGAGCCGGCGGTAGGCGGGGCCGAGCGTGCCGTAGAACGCCGCCCACAGGGTGAGCGCCAGCACCACGACGGCGATGCAGATGTATGTCCTGACCCCCACCAGGACGATGTTGCGGGTGTAGAAGAAGTCGTAGAGGAACGCGAGCTCGGCGTCGACCACCCGGAACGCCGCGTCAGTGCCCATGGCGACGGCGTCCTGGTGGTGGATGAGGCCGTTGAGGACGAGGTTCAGCGCCTTGGAAGAGCGGGCCTCGGCGGGGACGTAGCCGTAGAAGCGGCGCTTGAGCAGCTTGAAGAGCGCGAAGGCGAGGCAGAAGTCCCTGGCcatgtccttctccttctcgctGTAGTCATCCTGCGTGTCGATCCACCGGTACACCTGGTCGATGGTGACCACGGACTTGCAGGAGCTCTGCAGCCGGATCTCCTTGGGCGACAGCCGCCCGTACTCGGTGGTCAGCTCCATGATGTCCTCCCCATGGAAGATATACTTGTACCCTCGCATCGTCTCCGGGTCCGGCGGCAAGGGTTCGTCATCCGCGGCGAGGGACTCCTCGACGTCCATATAGTCGGCGATGACCTTGACGGAGCGGTCGGGGAGGCTGGCCTTGACCATCTCGGCGATCTTGGCGGCGGTCTTGAGCACGTTGAGGCTCCAGAATGCCCAGATGGCGGCGCGGTAGCTGGCGTTGGCGCCCGTGGCGTTGAGGACGAGCCAGAGGACGAGCCCCGTCTGGAGCACGTGCTGCAGGAGCAGCTTCTTCCGCTGGTCCACGTCGCGGCGGCTGTGCACGGGCGCCGCGTACGCGCTGGCCTGGATCaggagcagcgccgccgcccagagCACGAAGGTCTCGCCGTGGAAGGGACCGTCCTGGATGATCCCCACGGCGTAGGTGACCACCACGTAGGAGAGCGAGTAGGCGATCCACATCACGCCACGGAGGAGCCGGTCGCTGCTCCGCCGGACCGTCGACCCGTACAGCACCAGCGCCGCGAGTACCAGCGCGCtcagcagcaccaccacctctAGCCGCAGGAGCCGGCCTTCCACCGTGTTCAGGTTCTCGAAGATGCGCActccgccgccgttgcccGCCTTGCTGCTGGTCGTCGGCACCTCCATGATGACGGCGCCTTTACCATGAAAGGCTAATCAATGTTGCCTGGTTGCCCGATgatttgttttggttttcATGTTCCGAGGATGAAATCAATGGACCCCCAACTGAGAAGGAGAGCAAGGAATGGGATTGAAATGTGTGTGCGAGGAACTTCTTTTGCCGCTGTGGGCGGTGGGCATACGGTGGAAGGCAAGAATCTTGCAAGGTTTCGCACAAACATTTTGGCAGAGAAAGAGTTTTCGTCAAGCTTTCTTCAAATCAGCGCAGGATTCTCAGCAGCTCGGCTGGTGATCAAAACCGCCTTTCCGCCCGGAGAGGACAGACGAGAAGAGGAGGCAGCGTCAGAACCGCCGACCAGAAGACACCCAGTGAAGTAAAGGATAGCATCGCTTACACGGGTAACGTGAGTATGTAATGCAGCCTAGCAGAAATGCAACAGTAGTGAAGCTAAAAGTATAGACTATAGGTTATAGAATCAGAAAACGCAATATCCACATTAGAACACGCTCTGTATGGGTTTGCATCACCGCTGTATTGCTCTGTTCTTCGGAATTGTGTTTGACCTGTAGCCTTGTTACTCCGTACTTGACTTAATACATCTAGCTAGCGCACACCGAAAAAGAAATGGCTGATGGCTCCCCCGATAGGACTAAATCTTTGATTTCAAGGATTCTGAGAAATCATAAATAGGAAAAACATAGGACTACAAAGTCTTGTCACCTCGAATCTCAATTGGATACCAAATGAAATTTCACCAAAGGTTATTTGTTTACACCGTAGAAAGAAATATTTCAAGGAGGGTGAAGTCATACTCCAAAGAATTGCAAAGATATCCTTGGAGAAATTTCTCAAACCGCAAAGAATCAAAGAAACAGCATCGAAAAGAGAATCTTAAAAGGATTGGAATCCTATGAAATTCGTTTGAatcaaaaacacacacaaaatattacatgaatctagacgctttttacacatagatacatccgtatttggacaaatttgagacaagtaataccggtcggagtaGTAGAAAAGGTTGGGTTCCAAACGCAGGCCGCCACTTCTGAAACCGCAATCACTATTTTGTAAGGTTGGAGAACTCTAAACAAGAGAGCAATGTACTGGCTTGAGATGACATTGATTTGAGTATCATACCATTTTCTGTAGGGTCTCTGTTGGTGGCATATGGGCATGCCAGCCAGTAGGCACATTCCAGGAGTTGGTTATATAGCCAAATAGTAACTAGGTTAGATTAGCTAACCATAAGAACTTCAACTATTCACAAGAAAGTGACACTGATTCACCATTCTGGCATCTTACCTGCAAGCAAACCATTATATGCAAAAGCACTAGCTTGGATCAAGCATGGCATTATCCATAAACTAAGCAGTATCAAACAGTAGTTAACACAGCATATAAGGTTGCCACTACAGAGGCAGTACATCTTTCAAAGTTGAAGAGTCATTTTATTTAGCAGAATACAACTCCATTATGTAATTACTGGGCTGCATGTAGCCCAAGCTTCGCCGTCAGGTCATCCTTCATAGCTCCGACAACCCTGTCCCTAACATCTCCTTCCTTCATAAATAGGAATGTCGGCATGGCCTCAACACTGAATTGCTCAGCAATTGGCTGTTTGACACATCAAGCTTTGTTAGGACATCATCCCAGGAGGGAATCAACTAAGAAGTTGTACTATAGTACACTGTAAACTGTGTCAGAAGTCCAGCTAACCTTCAGTTCATCAACATCGACCTTCAGGAAAGCAACATGGGGAAACTTCTTGGCGAGATCAGCAAAAATTGGAGCCATGGCACGGCATGGAGGACACCATGATGCAGTGAAGTCAATCACTACCTATATATACAAGAAAATTAAGGTTAACATGCATTtgacaaaaaacaacatggcCCAACAATTCTGTTGCTTGGTGAAAAGCACAAATTATCAGATCTTGTGATTCAATAATGTTTTCGAAATAGATATACATTAGAGTGATTACTTTCCAATCGAAATTACAATAAATTTACAAGCCCGCCCTCCCCCCAGCACACACACAATTACAAACTAAGCAACCGTGAAGATACAAACTCTATGGTTAGGGATCCATCAAGTAAACATGATGCTTCCTAATAAGTATACAAACTTGAGGAGACGTCCTGATTTCCATATGAGAAATTGGTGCAAATTTAACGCTACCAAATACATAGAGGAAGACGCTCTGACCTTTGTATGAAAATTGAAGCAGAATTTAGCACTACCAAAAAGGGGAAGATTAATACTAGCAATTTCTACAATCCTAAAAGGAAACATTCTCTAATCTCCATATGGCATCTGCATCAGAGGAAGTATAAAGAACTTTTCACAAAATATGCACCATTACATGCGACCGACACAATTATACGTACTTCTCTCTGTTAACAAAATCAACTATTCACACTGGattcagaaaggaaaaaacgaTGCCCTGACAGGAAAATTCAGTAAACTATTTCACGTGTTTAGACCCAACCAAAATTAACCAAACACTCTAGGTTTTAGGCTTGGACGAACGAAGGATTCTGAAACAAACCCAGGCTAGGCTAGGCAAGCGCCGCCTTGCAGATCTAGCCATCTAGGGAAGGGGAGTaagggagaagaaagaaatcagCGGATACCAGCTTCTTGGCGTTGTTGGCCTCCTCGATCTGGATGGTCCACTCCTCTAAGCTGTGAATCGCGATCACCTCCGCCGCACCTGCCgctgcccctgccgccgccgccatctctctctctctcttggcAAGAACCGCTTCTTTCTCACGCGAAGAGAGACACGTCctttgttctgttttttctctctcctctgccCGGTTCGTCTTCCGAAAGATATCGTCTGGGAGGAATCGGATTTCGTCCTGTCGGGCCGCATTACGAATGTACCCTTTTTCCTGCACGGAATTACGTCAGAGCCCTCGCCGAGAATCGGTGCCTGTGCTAGTGTGCTGTCCGATCTTGAACGAACGGTCGGACCGTCGGAGGGATGCGTTCGTGAAAACCGGAAACGTGTATAAGTGCAAGAATAATAATGAGCTATAACCTGTTACAAGAATTAAAATATTGTTTTGATGTTTAGTtggagaaaagagaagaagagagagaagagaagtggGATGTTAACTCTGCAACACGTGTTCCTAAGCATCCTGTGAGATTGTAATGTGGGCCTGCTATTAATGAAATAGTATTTCTTATAACCAACTTATTATACATGTTAGCTATTATACTACTTAAAAATGACATGGCAATGCTTACAGTCAGTAGCAGGCTATAACTATTAATCTTGCTCTAAAGTGCCGACTTCTGTAGTTCTATATGCGTGTAGATACATTTGCTTGCATGAAATGGCATTTGTTATTCGGGATAATTCGGGACGACTTGTCTCGCCGATCAAATGGAAATTTGATTTCTTTGAGGATGTAGAACGAGCCGAAGAACAAGCGGCTCGCATCGGCTTGGAGCGGAGGCATCGACGAGGGGCTTCTGGGTTATCTTGCATTCGACTCATTCAGACTCTTTGATTGTTGTTCAGGCGCTCAAACTGAGTACCCAATGACATATGGGGACAGCCATTGCAGTCTaatccctccgtctcatattaaaagacttaaatttatccaaatatgaatgtatctatcaatctatgcctaaaaaacatttagatacatgtaatagaaaatcatttTATACGTGACGGAGAGAGCATGATGATTGCGCTCGGGAACGTAGAGTTCGAGTACTGTACTCTTAAAGCCAACAACGTTGTCCATGAGCTTGCTGAGATGGCAAGAAATTTTTTAGCAGCCTCTTGGTTTGATTCTCTCATTCCCCTAGTATTACACACCTCTTTTGGTTTGGTGAATGATGTAATCTTATGAACTTCTCGGCGAGTTTAGCAAAAAATGGAGCCATTACGCGGCATGTCCGTCACCAGGATGCAGTGAAGTCAATCACCATCTATTGCAATTTGCAAGGAAAACAAAGGCTCATACATTCGCAAGAAAATATATAGCCAGAATCAAAGCAACAATGCGCGCCCCTAAGATGTTGGATAAGGCTCTGCGCCGAATCAATCAAACATGAAAGCAAATAAGAATCCTGACTCGATTTAAGCACAACCTTCTTGTGCGCTAAAAAATGCAGGGAACAGATCGGATTCACCAAACGTTGTAAAAAAGTCTTGGTTTCAACGAGCAGAAAGAAACCAGTGGATATACAACGCAGGAAACAGATCAAATTCCCGGAGCTTTTGGACTGCTCGATCAAAGTGTCAAGCTATTCGCTCGTATGAATAAAGAGCTTTCTCTCATACATGTGGTCTAAGCTTCTTCAAGGTGATCTCTCTCGCCCAAGGCTCGTTTGAAGGATCGAGACGAATTGTCACTGGTGCAAAATTTCAGTGCCACAACTTGAAACTGATTTTTTTAGTGGTATGTGAGCATCTTAGTAAGTTTTGAGTGGTACATATGGAATTTTCTCCATGAAACCATCCTAGCTGTGCGGCCAGTGCAAGGGCCTGATTCAAACACGTCGGCAAATGCACACAACAGCCAGCCAACGAATAGCTCAAGATTTGCGTAGAGGCATTCAGATCATCGGTGCAACACCACATTTTTCTTTGATAATAAggataaaaaaagaaggaactAAATATATCTTCTGGCTTTCGCAGCGTGAAAAAGAAATCCAATCTCAAAACCAATCGAATCTCATATAGCCTCCTAACTCCAACTACGCGTCCCGGATGAGATAAGATCATCAGAAGAGGTACTTGGAGAGGACGTACTTCGGCGCGGGGCCCCGGGCGTCCCCAAGCCAGTGCTGCATGTGCAGCCCGATGGCGTCCAGATACTGCCCGCTCCGGCCATGGAACCCCACCACCTTCCCTTCCActgtcgccggcgacgagaaGTACACACCAACTTCATCCCCAAACGGCCCATACCTTCCCCTGTTACTCACAAACGTGATGGACCGCAGCACCCGCGGCCCGCCATCTTCCCCACCGGTGTTGTAGTACCCTCGCACGCTCGTCAGCACCTCGTGGGGGCTGTCCAGCTTCACCCTGTGCGTGATGTGGCCGCTGGTGCCGTGCCTCGCCGACCACACCGACTGCTGGTCTCTGCGCTCGTACTGGATCTGTATCGACCCGATGAAGGCGCCCCGCGTGACGTAGACCTGCTTCACGCCGGTGTAAACGCCGTCGTCCCACGGCATGCCTCCTTCCCCGCCCCACGGCCCCGGCCCCATCGGAACGGGCTCTTTCACCATGACACTATAAGGAACCTGCACAAACGCACAACGGTTCAGAATTTTCACATTCATCATCTTTCGAAAACGGAACCTTTTTATTTACCACAATGCTCTTTTTTCAAAGTTGGTCAAGAGTTCTTTTTTTGCTAGTTGTTACCTCTTCGTCAATATCGCTCGGTGCTTGTGCAACCATGTTGTAGGGCGAAGAAGACGGGCTTGTTCCGGTCACCCTCCTACTGGCTCTGTGTGCTGCCACCTTGCCCTCCTGGACATGAACGCCGATGCCGTCAATGTACCAGCCATCCCTGCCATGGAATCCTACTATTCTCCCATTGGTAAAGCTTGTGGAGAAGTATGTGCCGTATTCGTCCCCGTAAGGTCCATATCTCCGCTTGTTTGTGTGGAACGTAAGCGATCTGACCACCGTTGGGCCCATGATCATTGTTGGACCGTAGAACCCAGTTATGTGAGTCAAGATCTCTGATGGAAAATCGAACGCTATCTGCAAGACACAAGTTTCAGTCCATCATACATTCAGATTCCTACATATTCAGCGGAAGAGTTGCAGCACTGAAAATTGCATTACCTTGTCGGCCGGAACACCTCCACTGAATCCATGTTTGTTGCCCCATACCGCCTGCCCGTGTCGATCGTACAATACCTTCATAGAAGTAACACCCACCGCTCGTGTCAAATTGATCTGCCACACACCGGTGTATATGCCATCGTCAAAGATGGTGCCGCCACTTCCACCCCAGGGGCCATGTGTGTCATGGCTGTTCATTGTTGCGGACCCCCTCTCTCTGTATGAACTAGGAAAAGAAACCATCTGCAAAGCAAAGTTCAGAATTTCAAGACTTAAGAATTGCCAGAAATACAAAGAACGGACCGCACACCGGAATGCGAATGTGACAAGACAAGTTTTAGGCACCTTATTCCAGAGAGCCCCATCATTGTAGTATGGAGATGGATTTGTATACTGCTGCTTAGGGTAATTGCTAGAATAAACGGCATAGCTGTCACCTCTATCTCGCACAGCAAGGACCATGTCATGTTCAAGACCGCTCTCAGCCACACTATAACCATTTTTATATGCAGCTGGGAGCCTTTGACTTTGAGGTGAGGATGGATAACTTGAGGCATTTGGAACATGCACTTGCTTCAGGTAAAAGCCTATTGAGCTAAGATACGACCCGGATCTTCCATGAAAACCAATAATCTTGCCACTACTCACTGGAAGTGAGAAAGGTGTCCCATCTTCAGTTCCAAAAGGCCCATACTTGGTATGGTTGCTCTGAAATGTCAGTGATCTTATGATAACTGGAGTCCCGCAGACTGATCCATAGTGGCCACTTACAGACACAAGAATTTCTTCAGGAAAATCTAGTTTCACCTGTAGATCATACATATGAAGtctgaatatttttttcagaaatatGAAAATTAAGAAATACTACTCCAAAGTAAACTTGTGTTGTACAAACATAGTTATGATCATCTAAGCAACAATTATGAGCTCGGATAACAAGTACCCTTCTATTTTATCGGTTTGTTTTACTGGAAAACTTTATGAGATCTGTATATAGAAGTTCATACTTCTTGGACGAAGGACAACAATCAGCTTTTCAGGTTGTGTAAATAGGAAGTCTCCAATAATAGAGAACATTGAAAACGTTTTAGTGAGGATTTTAGTAGACTAGACCTTATCTATTTCTGACCCTTCATCATTACTCCCATGCGTCTTTGACCAGACTGAGTTTCCCTTCAGGTCATACTCGATTCTGATGGAGTCGATAGCTGCTCCGTGGGTGATCACAAA
The Brachypodium distachyon strain Bd21 chromosome 2, Brachypodium_distachyon_v3.0, whole genome shotgun sequence genome window above contains:
- the LOC104583127 gene encoding uncharacterized protein LOC104583127, with the translated sequence MEVPTTSSKAGNGGGVRIFENLNTVEGRLLRLEVVVLLSALVLAALVLYGSTVRRSSDRLLRGVMWIAYSLSYVVVTYAVGIIQDGPFHGETFVLWAAALLLIQASAYAAPVHSRRDVDQRKKLLLQHVLQTGLVLWLVLNATGANASYRAAIWAFWSLNVLKTAAKIAEMVKASLPDRSVKVIADYMDVEESLAADDEPLPPDPETMRGYKYIFHGEDIMELTTEYGRLSPKEIRLQSSCKSVVTIDQVYRWIDTQDDYSEKEKDMARDFCLAFALFKLLKRRFYGYVPAEARSSKALNLVLNGLIHHQDAVAMGTDAAFRVVDAELAFLYDFFYTRNIVLVGVRTYICIAVVVLALTLWAAFYGTLGPAYRRLVIGVKDLDRSVTVVVVVITAGLEMCQALAAFSNNWRYTKRVYRCVRDGRPWRRGGHGDDEKKRRPGVWRIWWWWNKENIAPPETKYWEEKIGEYVLLKRYDHRPLNLLSWMTLYLVEPRRQGQKRGRRKDLPWQVRRAVLGSFKASQGKLSNGIVALGKHGLLPRLAWACEEFPKVTDQILVWHVVTTRCDWICRRRHRHESHRRRYRGGGGEEDRGHGHGDELCGGDDRVVATKLSSYCAYLVAFVPEMLPDPSYNAEQIFDTAVQQARCHLAECRDKDEILARLDEIEAEEMDAEAGGGGGAGAAPGNGRAGSRTVIEKAARLGGQLEAAVRGDEARRWGVLAEFWAELVLFLAPSDNVDVHAEMLGAGGEFMTQLWALLSHAGVLERPAAGAGAGSGAAAQVTAPRQQRRRRD
- the LOC100846915 gene encoding jacalin-related lectin 3, with translation MASANYLPVLVLLLSASAAAAAAAATGVEREGNLSAAYEPLFEAWCAEHGKAYASPGERAARLAAFADNAAFVAAHNAGGGGAGGSNAAPSYTLALNAFADLTHAEFRAARLGRLAVGGARAPPSEGGFAGSVGVGAVPEALDWRQSGAVTKVKDQGSCGACWSFSATGAIEGINKIKTGSLISLSEQELIDCDRSYNAGCGGGLMDYAYRFVIKNGGIDTEDDYPYREADGTCNKNKLKRHVVTIDGYSDVPANKEDSLLQAVAQQPISVGICGSARAFQLYSQGIFDGPCPTSLDHAVLIVGYGSEGGKDYWIVKNSWGERWGMKGYMHMHRNTGSSSGICGINMMASFPTKTSPNPPPSPGPGPTKCSAFTSCPEGSTCCCSWRALGFCLSWSCCELDNAVCCKDNRSCCPHDYPICDTDRGRCLKANGNISSVVGVKRKQAFSKVPYWNGLLELLDSGNGKSPIVVGPWGGTGGYPWDDGVYTTIRQFVITHGAAIDSIRIEYDLKGNSVWSKTHGSNDEGSEIDKVKLDFPEEILVSVSGHYGSVCGTPVIIRSLTFQSNHTKYGPFGTEDGTPFSLPVSSGKIIGFHGRSGSYLSSIGFYLKQVHVPNASSYPSSPQSQRLPAAYKNGYSVAESGLEHDMVLAVRDRGDSYAVYSSNYPKQQYTNPSPYYNDGALWNKMVSFPSSYRERGSATMNSHDTHGPWGGSGGTIFDDGIYTGVWQINLTRAVGVTSMKVLYDRHGQAVWGNKHGFSGGVPADKIAFDFPSEILTHITGFYGPTMIMGPTVVRSLTFHTNKRRYGPYGDEYGTYFSTSFTNGRIVGFHGRDGWYIDGIGVHVQEGKVAAHRASRRVTGTSPSSSPYNMVAQAPSDIDEEVPYSVMVKEPVPMGPGPWGGEGGMPWDDGVYTGVKQVYVTRGAFIGSIQIQYERRDQQSVWSARHGTSGHITHRVKLDSPHEVLTSVRGYYNTGGEDGGPRVLRSITFVSNRGRYGPFGDEVGVYFSSPATVEGKVVGFHGRSGQYLDAIGLHMQHWLGDARGPAPKYVLSKYLF
- the LOC104582621 gene encoding thioredoxin H-type, with the translated sequence MAAAAGAAAGAAEVIAIHSLEEWTIQIEEANNAKKLVVIDFTASWCPPCRAMAPIFADLAKKFPHVAFLKVDVDELKPIAEQFSVEAMPTFLFMKEGDVRDRVVGAMKDDLTAKLGLHAAQ